A stretch of Desulfobacter hydrogenophilus DNA encodes these proteins:
- the thiD gene encoding bifunctional hydroxymethylpyrimidine kinase/phosphomethylpyrimidine kinase: protein MKTYYRALTIAGSDSGGGAGVQADLKTFSALGVFGMSAITALTAQNTHSVTGIFPVPPAFIGEQIDAVMSDIGANAVKIGMLHSPEVIEMVAEKLKQWQCPNVVLDPVMISKSGDNLLQDDAVDALTKLLLPLATVITPNLPEASVLLGRIIDTPDKMSEAAAALADLGAPNVLVKGGHLTSGPGIDLLYETASGQTTRYTADRVDTKNSHGTGCTLSSAIAAGLARGLDLKTAVVEAKNYITEALKAGADIETGSGHGPVHHFHALWKKR from the coding sequence ATGAAAACATACTATCGCGCATTAACCATCGCAGGTTCTGACAGCGGCGGCGGAGCCGGTGTCCAGGCAGATTTGAAAACCTTCAGTGCCTTAGGGGTGTTCGGCATGTCCGCCATCACGGCACTCACGGCCCAGAACACCCACAGTGTCACAGGTATTTTTCCTGTCCCCCCGGCATTCATCGGGGAACAAATTGATGCCGTGATGTCGGATATCGGCGCCAATGCCGTCAAAATCGGCATGCTGCACTCACCGGAAGTCATTGAAATGGTGGCCGAAAAACTCAAACAGTGGCAATGCCCCAATGTGGTGCTGGACCCGGTGATGATCTCCAAGTCCGGAGACAATCTGCTCCAGGACGATGCCGTGGACGCATTGACAAAACTCTTGCTGCCCCTGGCCACGGTAATAACCCCAAATCTGCCCGAGGCCTCGGTGCTTTTAGGCAGAATCATCGATACCCCAGATAAAATGAGCGAAGCGGCCGCAGCCTTAGCAGATCTTGGCGCACCCAATGTCCTGGTCAAAGGCGGGCATCTGACTTCTGGACCAGGCATTGACCTGCTTTATGAAACCGCCTCCGGGCAGACAACCCGCTATACGGCAGACCGGGTGGACACAAAAAACAGCCACGGTACGGGGTGCACCCTGTCATCGGCCATTGCCGCAGGCCTTGCCCGGGGACTTGATCTGAAAACTGCCGTTGTCGAGGCCAAAAACTATATCACCGAGGCATTAAAGGCCGGGGCAGATATCGAAACCGGCTCGGGGCATGGACCGGTCCACCATTTTCATGCGTTGTGGAAAAAGAGATAG